One window of the Cryptomeria japonica chromosome 7, Sugi_1.0, whole genome shotgun sequence genome contains the following:
- the LOC131062297 gene encoding TMV resistance protein N-like, which produces MASTSRHAFEEVVPSASISGRSTMPVKKLPYDVFINHRGPDVKHTLAATLYNTLTGMGLRIFLDSEELELGDFLPTEIQEAMHGAPFHIAIFSENYAQSPWCLAELSFMLKTGAQIVPIFYHVQPEDVRYAKGVYADAFDRHKKKGRYSSDKLQEWKNTLNTVSFNVGHIVNNKGDEGRMLKDIGSCVLKVIKNVPFVVAKHPVGLDEIILDFEKTIPQFVEGHSTVQTVGIWGMGGSGKTTLAKQLYNSKYRNMERSSFVLDIRDAASKKVLHTKQKKLIEDIGLPDVSVDDLETGKGILANRLRSIRALIVLDDVDAVDQLDALVPEKDSLGRGSLIVVTTREREVLLGWGISFSFIYKMKALYSPHAKQLFCWHAFLQPSPIFEFEDLVENFLNVCKGLPLSLKVFGAQLYGISDKDYWESQLHKISRVLDKNIKEKLKVSYDVLDEEEKQIFLDCACSFIGEEKTSAIAAWDKLGLSGLHSWQRLLNKCLVELDDQNCIRMHDHLRDLGREIANQKCSPQHIVNVDNEAQGIAIQGIMDTTAGSTSEVDFPQCSQDGVLIVNTSKGDCGLTANLLGFKNFQVTGSDYNQAIRWVDHGHKNLYSLGSLKNLRVLELNEKEGQEKHLEQLWETDSDAPVHLRQLVISGCSKFQGFPKSIGCLINLKKIVMQRSGESMKSLPESFCLLQSLEHLELLGCYKLSSLPNNFGDLRNLRHLLFDSCSNLMVLPNSFKKLTLLQHLYVSFCSKLTIDPELLENMTNIEALRLAHCNLKEFPRHITKMASLRYLNLDFTFIREIPMSISQLRKLQIFSFGSESLTSVPTSLVDLLSLTTLSINGCSNLESLPESIGRLNLLKSLKINYSGLKSLPKSLRQLSNLQSLEIDMCPINNLDLNSSPGELDLNSSPGELGLNSETPVYLCNLKEITLVETEASKISISKDCCPTLETLILVDNDHLTEIDALPNTINKLHLARSKMLRNISVIAGVVNIEDLCISGCPELDALPDFAQLPSLPCFELKGYTRVKKIQGLEQCTALRKLRVDTRWEEAGIQTLEKMERLRSLHLMAISRSAIEGCIESIQKWPEEMIICTRAVPESGSRIDSIAFPNLSVVDFFSNKRIESEPSLEWSSSSDPHCILLCFVLDCNSPIKSLYMSGDDEEIHDMELDKGKWVLLCVFTQSSNWHTANKFVIKDYSSDSDREGEVERGMLVVVEQEKVGEAFHGLWKLLSD; this is translated from the exons ATGGCATCTACTTCTAGGCATGCTTTTGAAGAAGTTGTACCATCTGCATCTATTTCTGGTAGATCCACAATGCCTGTGAAAAAGCTGCCCTATGATGTCTTTATTAATCATCGTGGCCCTGATGTTAAACACACTCTCGCAGCCACTCTATATAACACACTCACTGGCATGGGGTTGAGGATTTTTCTTGATTCTGAAGAGCTTGAATTGGGGGATTTCTTGCCCACAGAAATACAAGAAGCTATGCATGGTGCTCCGTTCCATATAGCTATATTTTCTGAGAACTATGCACAATCTCCATGGTGTTTAGCGGAGCTTTCTTTTATGCTCAAAACGGGTGCCCAAATTGTTCCTATTTTCTACCATGTTCAGCCTGAGGATGTCCGATATGCAAAAGGAGTCTATGCTGATGCATTTGACCGACACAAAAAGAAAGGTAGATACAGTTCAGATAAGCTTCAGGAGTGGAAGAATACCCTAAACACTGTTTCCTTCAATGTTGGCCACATCGTTAATAACAAAGG TGATGAGGGGAGGATGCTCAAGGATATTGGTAGTTGTGTTTTGAAAGTAATTAAAAATGTTCCTTTCGTTGTTGCCAAACATCCAGTTGGTCTAGATGAAATTATCTTAGACTTTGAGAAGACAATACCTCAATTTGTAGAAGGCCATTCTACCGTGCAAACTGTTGGAATCTGGGGGATGGGTGGTTCTGGCAAAACCACTCTTGCTAAACAGTTATATAACAGTAAATACAGAAATATGGAAAGGTCAAGTTTTGTATTAGACATAAGAGATGCTGCTTCTAAAAAAGTATtgcatacaaaacaaaaaaaacttataGAGGACATTGGTCTCCCTGATGTATCAGTTGATGATTTAGAAACAGGGAAGGGGATTCTTGCAAACCGTTTAAGATCTATTCGAGCGCTCATTGTTCTTGATGATGTGGATGCTGTAGATCAGTTGGATGCACTAGTGCCTGAGAAGGATAGCCTTGGACGGGGTAGCTTGATTGTTGTCACTACACGAGAACGTGAAGTCCTTCTAGGTTGGGGCATCTCATTCTCATTCATTTATAAAATGAAAGCACTATATTCACCTCATGCCAAACAGCTCTTTTGTTGGCATGCATTCTTGCAGCCTTCTCCAATCTTTGAATTTGAGGATTTGGTTGAAAATTTCCTAAATGTTTGTAAGGGATTACCATTGTCTCTAAAGGTTTTTGGAGCACAATTATATGGTATCTCTGATAAAGATTACTGGGAATCCCAATTGCATAAAATTTCTAGAGTACTAGATAAAAATATTAAGGAGAAGCTTAAAGTAAGTTATGATGTTCTAGATGAGGAAGAGAAGCAAATATTTTTAGACTGTGCTTGTTCCTTCATTGGAGAGGAGAAAACTTCAGCCATTGCAGCTTGGGACAAGTTAGGGTTGAGTGGTCTGCACAGTTGGCAAAGGCTTCTAAATAAATGTCTAGTTGAACTTGATGATCAGAACTGTATAAGAATGCACGATCACTTAAGAGATTTGGGAAGAGAAATTGCTAATCAAAAGTGCTCTCCCCAACATATTGTTAATGTTGACAATGAAGCACAG GGAATTGCTATTCAAGGAATAATGGACACAACAGCTGGATCCACAAGCGAAGTTGATTTTCCTCAATGTTCACAAGACGGAGTGCTTATAGTTAACACAAGCAAAGGAGATTGTGGCCTCACAGCCAATTTGCTTGGATTTAAAAATTTTCAGGTCACTGGAAGTGATTATAATCAAGCAATTCGCTGGGTTGACCATGGGCACAAAAATCTTTACTCATTAGGTTCACTAAAAAATTTGAGGGTTCTAGAACTCAATGAAAAAGAGGGTCAGGAAAAACACTTAGAACAATTATGGGAGACTGACAGCGAT GCTCCCGTTCATCTAAGACAGCTAGTTATTAGTGGATGCTCAAAATTCCAAGGATTTCCAAAGTCAATAGGATGTCtcataaatttgaaaaaaatagtcatgcagaGGTCTGGGGAAAGCATGAAGAGCCTACCGGAAAGCTTTTGCCTTCTCCAATCACTTGAGCACCTGGAGTTACTAGGGTGTTATAAGCTCTCGTCACTACCGAACAATTTTGGCGATTTGAGAAACCTGAGGCATCTACTCTTTGATTCTTGCTCTAATTTGATGGTGTTGCCAAACTCTTTCAAGAAGCTAACACTCCTCCAACATCTCTACGTCTCTTTTTGTTCTAAACTCACCATAGACCCAGAACTTCTTGAAAACATGACAAATATTGAGGCTTTGAGACTTGCACACTGCAATTTGAAGGAATTTCCTCGTCACATCACAAAAATGGCCTCATTGAGATACCTAAACCTAGATTTTACCTTCATAAGGGAGATACCAATGAGCATCAGTCAACTGAGGAAGTTGCAAATATTTTCTTTTGGGAGTGAGTCGTTGACAAGCGTGCCAACAAGTCTTGTAGATTTGTTATCCTTGACTACTCTTTCAATTAATGGTTGTTCAAATCTGGAATCTTTACCGGAGTCTATTGGGCGTCTAAATCTCTTAAAAAGTCTGAAAATTAATTATTCAGGACTGAAATCCTTACCTAAATCTCTTAGgcaactaagtaatttgcaaagCCTTGAAATAGATATGTGCCCAATCAACAATTTGGATCTCAATTCTTCACCGGGGGAGTTGGATCTCAATTCTTCACCGGGAGAGTTGGGTCTCAATTCCGAAACCCCGGTTTATTTGTGCAACCTGAAGGAAATAACCCTAGTTGAAACTGAAGCGTCCAAAATTTCCATTTCTAAAGATTGTTGTCCGACCCTTGAGACTCTCATACTTGTAGATAATGACCATCTAACTGAGATAGATGCCCTCCCGAATACAATCAACAAGTTGCATTTGGCCAGGTCTAAAATGTTGCGGAACATTAGCGTCATTGCCGGTGTGGTAAACATTGAAGATCTGTGTATATCTGGTTGCCCCGAGTTAGATGCGCTTCCTGATTTTGCACAATTACCTTCTCTCCCGTGTTTTGAACTCAAGGGTTACACTAGAGTTAAGAAAATACAAGGTTTGGAACAGTGCACAGCATTGAGGAAGCTGAGAGTAGATACGAGATGGGAGGAGGCGGGCATACAAACTTTGGAGAAAATGGAAAGATTGAGGTCACTGCATCTCATGGCAATCAGCAGATCAGCTATCGAAGGTTGCATCGAAAGCATCCAG AAATGGCCAGAAGAAATGATAATCTGCACACGTGCAGTCCCAGAGAGTGGATCGCGTATAGACTCCATCGCCTTTCCCAATCTTTCTGTCGTTGACTTTTTCTCGAACAAGAGAATTGAGTCGGAACCATCCCTAGAATGGTCTTCCTCCTCTGATCCCCACTGCATCTTGCTATGCTTTGTTCTAGATTGTAATTCTCCGATTAAATCTTTATACATGAGTGGTGATGATGAAGAAATACATGACATGGAGCTGGACAAGGGTAAATGGGTATTGCTTTGTGTCTTCACACAAAGTTCCAATTGGCACACAGCAAATAAGTTCGTAATCAAAGATTACAGCTCTGACTCCGACAGAGAAGGCGAAGTGGAAAGGGGAATGCTTGTGGTGGTCGAACAGGAAAAAGTCGGAGAGGCTTTCCACGGCTTATGGAAACTTCTCTCAGATTAA